ATCTTCTCGCGGATCGTGGGGCAGAACTTTTCGTTGGTGGATGCTCCCATGAACTTGTATTTCAGGGAACCAACTTTGGATCCTGATGAAACAACTCCTCCCGGGAACGGGGTGATGGTTCCTGGAATACAGCTGATTGCATCAACTGCTGCTTCTGCTGCAATAAGTGCGGACATCTGGGAGTCTCCCATGATCAGGAAGTTACCGCCGGCAACTCCTTTGATTGCGCCGACTTCCTCTTCGATAATAAAGTCTCCGCCCATGATCGGGATTGACCAGCAGTTGATGCCGCCGACGACGACCTTGGACTCATATCCGTCACCGAAGAAGTGGAGTTTGACGGGGATGATCTCTTCCAAGCCTGCTTTTCCATTGAAAACTGCGGTTGTGGGTGCAGTTAAGACACACTCGGCAATACGTTCGAGAACCTGTTCTTTGAGTGCTTTCTTACCACAGCAGAGCATGATTGCATATCCTGGGCGGTTGTCGGGGGTCTCTGATGCCGGGACGAATCGTTCGATTCCAGCTTCACAGGGACAGCCGATGGTCGAGGTTGCAAAACCGGTTGCTTCGGTTGCTGCTTTGTATGCCCACTCTTTCGTTACTGCAGTGATGATAACACGGGCGGCCCACACCGGGAAGCCTTCTGCATATGTGTCTTCAAGAATTACACCGTTGAATTCCATATTATATGAATTGGGCATGGTGGTAAATAGCGTTTGCGGGTTGATACAGAAGGCGGCAAGATTAATGGAGCAAGACGCCGGTTTTGGCGGCACGAAAAAAGAGTGTGAGAAGATCTCACCAAATTTATTCTGCTTTTCTGCGGGTATGTTTCAGCAGTTTCAGCGGATAGGGAAGAGCAGCACAGAGAACGATGGCAGCAATCATCAGCCATACCTGGGAGAAGAGTGCCGTCGGCATGCTGATTGCATCCGCCATGATCCCGATAACCATAATTGCCATGGCAGCCAGGCCCTGGGGAATGCCGATCATGATCCCGGATGCGAGTCCTACACTTCCCGGCATAAGTTCCTGCACAGTCGCGATCTCCACGGAGGCAGTTGCCATCATAAAAAATCCGGCAATCACGAGTGAAATGACCGATCCAATGCCGGAAAGGAGAAATATTCCGAAATAGGCGGTCGTTGCTCCGATGTATGCAATGAACATAACTTCCTTTCGTCCGATCTTGTCTGAAAGAGGACCGGCAATGAGAGTGCCGAACATCCCTGCAAAGATCATACAGCTGACGACGCCGGTCGCGAGCAGATAATCGACCCCTGCATACTTAGTCAGATAGACGGCAGCGAAGGCAAGAAATCCATAGTAAACCCATGTTCTCAGTGAACTTATACTGAGCATAAGTGCGGCATTTCTCCATCTGGGTTTTACAGCTCCCTCCTCCGTGGATCTTGGCGGCAGGATCGTCGGTTTCTGCTGATGTTTCCTAAGCAAAACGGCAACTACGACCGCCGGGATCACCAGCCAGATGAGTGCGGGAAATCCTCCCCATGCAAATAATGCTCCGGCAACGAGGGGGGCGGCTCCATAACCAAAGGATCCTCCGACCGAGAAAAGTGAAAGGAATGTTCCCCGGTTTGCCGATGTGGTGAACTGATGGATCTGCTGATAGGCATTCGGATGAAACATGGAGTTTCCAGCTCCCACAAACACTGCCATGATCAAAAGAACCCAGTAATTCTGGGTAAATCCGTATATTGCGATGGCAAGACCTGTCATAAGGATACACCAGGATATTCCCGGGACCCAGCGTCCCTTATCGATCATCCAGCCGGTTAAGGGCTGGAAGATAACCATTGTCAGGGTTACGAGGGTGAAGAGACATCCTGCCATTGCATAGGACGTGATACCCTGTTCAGTAAATATGGGGATCAATGCAGGCAGTATCGCCGGAATCACCGGGATGTAAAAGTCCGCTGCTCCGTGGCCTGCAGCAAGACCTGCTATGCGTTTTGTAAGTTCATTCATGATATTCTCTCTAAACGGATGATCTCAACCGGGATCTCCAGATTTTCTTTTGTGTGGAAAGCGAATTGTTTTGGAATATTCAGCAGAGCTGCTGTTTTTGAGGTGATGACGGCGGTGTCTTTTGTGTATGCTTTGAGAAACGGGATACTGCCTTTATTGAAGATCCCGTAGCAGACCGGAGCTGTTTGAAGAGCAAAGTCGATAAACGGCCGGTCGGCATGTTCCTTTTGTGCGCCAAACGGCGGGTTCATCAATACGGTGTCTGCAGTAAGGAGTTCAGTGTTCTCGTCTATACGCATCCTTCTCCATTCGATATCGACCCCGAACGCTTCGGCATTTTTTCTGGCAATTTTCAGGGCTGCTTCGTCTATATCAATACCGATGACCGTTGCTCCGAGAAGTGCTGCTCCTATCGAAAGCATTCCTGTCCCACAGCCAAGATCCACGACCTTCATACCCTCTATATCTCCGGCAAGTGCCGCTTCGTGCAGAAGTCTCGCTGCAAGCGGGGCCGGGGTCATGTATTGTTCAAGATCCGCTACCGGTGAGTGAAATCCCTGTACCTTCTGCAGGCACATCTCAAGCTGCCTGAGTTTCATGGTAATATTTCATCGATGGTGTAATCGTCCCAGGTGCGTTTTCCGAGAACGATCTCAAACTCAGAGGGAGAGAGGACCGGCATGGGAAACCTGCTCTGGTCATCCAGAGCAAGTCTCGGACATGCTGTATTCACATAGGCATCGAAGCCAAGATTTCGGAGCTGCATCTCGGATATCTCCCGAATCAGAATGATCGTTGCATTTTCGTGGAGACCGGCAAGCCGTTCAGCCAGTTCACGGCGTGCCTGACCCGATTTGGAAGAGAGCAGGATCCCGAATGTCTTCGCACTCTTTGCCTTTTCGATCTGCGCAAACCGTTTTCTCAGCAGACGGTCGGCTGATACTTCCTGCAGGATACCGTCGGCGAACGGATCAAGAGCAAAGGTCGGTTTTTTCGTAGCGAGCGATACACCGATCGCATGGAAAATGCCAGTCCCGATGAACAGATATGCTTCGGCATCGGCGTTCTTTGCTGAAGCATAGGTACATCCAAGAACCTGACCGTCGAGAGGTGTTCGCGTTGATCCTGCTCCGATCACGGCGTTCACTCCGCGTTCATTCAGCCACTTGCTGATCGCCTGGGTCTGGTGGGCATGTTGGATCGTCGTTGTGATCCCGACGGATTTGTACTGCCTGAGTTGAGGTACGGCGGACTCCAGAATTTCCAGAGGATTGTCCTGCTGGAACGGGAGATAGATGACGTTTTTTTCCGGGGTCACCGGGGTATGTCCGATATGGACAAGAACATCTGCCCATTCCAAAGCATCCAGACTCAGATCGCAGGCACCCCAGCAGGCATCTCCGCTGACGAGGACCTCAAATCCCTCCTTTTTCAGCGTTGCCGATATCTCCGCAGCTTTCCGTTTCAGACCTTCAGGCAACTGAACGGCAACCCGTTTCGCATTCCGGCTTTTCAGCTCGGTTATTACTTCAGAAAGCTGAATCAATGATTTTCACACCGTTTTCGTCAACATCGATCGTGACAAGCGTTTTGTAGGGAATGCCGATGTCGGGAGATCCCCTGTTCACGACAAAAAGGATATCCACCAGCTCTGCTCCGGCGATCTTCAGTGCAGGCAGGATCCCTTTGATCGTGCCGCCGGTACTGATGACATCATCGATGATCACAACTCTGTCGCCTTTATTTACATAGTTCATATAGAGTGTCCCTTTGGAGTATCCGGTTTCCTGGCCGATGACGACTTCGCCCGGCAGACGGTATTCCCGCTTTCTGATAACAACGAAGGGAATGCCGGTCGCAAGCGTCAGGGCCGTTCCGATATGGATTCCCATTGCCTCGGACACCACGATCTTATCGACATTTTTCAGATCAAGTGATTTCAGCATGGCAGCTGTCACATCACGCAGAAGTTCCGCAGTGACTGCCGGGATCCCATCTGTTATCGGGTTGATGAAGTAATTGTAGACGACCCCGTCTTTTTCCCGTTTGACCATAGGGCATGTCAGAAGGGACTCTTTGAGGATTTCAAGCATATCCCATATGTTGACTTTTCTTACAAATACGTCTAACGTCGGGTGTTCTCTGACGAGACAAGGTTTTTCTCTTCATCCCGCTAATTCTCTTTCAATGAAATACATTCCGGCAGTTCTTCTTCTGATAGTGATGATCGTTATGAGTGCCGGCTGTATAAGTCTTGGAACACAGACAACAGATATCGTTATGGGAAATGAGACGATTGGGCATATTTATCTCACGCCGATCACCGACAATCTCTTTTCAAATGAATCAGTGACGGAAAAGTTCGACATGAAGGTGGAACTCTTCGGATTAACCTTCACAAAAGAGGGGATAACGCAAGGTGAGGCCGATGACCTCATGGGTACTCTTTCATCCTTTAATACCACAAACACCTCGTCATTGCTCGATTTAGGGTTCATTCCCTCGCTTGATGAGTTGTCTCCTGACGATTCTGATGATTTTCTTAACCAGATCCTCACTATGCCGGTGACCAATCAGGCAACAGAGGCAGCACTCGACTCAGTCGATTTTGACGGTGCCGGCGACCGAATACAGGCGTCAGCCGAACGTATCGCTGAACTTCTGGGTCTTGTCTGATTCAAAGACAGTATTCGATGAGGAACTTGATGCCGATCAGGACGAGGATGCCCCCTCCGAGAATCTGCATTTTGTTGCCAAGGATACTGCTGAGTTTGTGACCTGCCAATACTCCGGCAAAGGAAAATAAAAAGGTGACCACACCGATGATCACTGCCGGGAGAAGGATCGCCTCACCGATGAGGGCGAAACTAATTCCAATGGCGAGGGCATCAATGCTTGTTGCGACGGCAAGAAGGAGCAGAACTTTCCATCCTATCAGACTGACCCCTTCTTCATCTCCAAAAAAACTGTCCCATATCATTTTTCCGCCGATGAAGAAGAACAGACCGACCACGATCCAGTAGCCGAACGGATCGATCACCTGGGTTATGGGGATCCCGATCGCCCACCCCAAGAGCGGCATTGCAAACTGGAAAAACCCAAAAAATATCCCTGCAATGACTGCAGTTTTTACAATATTTTCTTTGAGAGCTGCGCCGCCGGCAAGCGATACAGAGAATGAATCCATCGCAAGACCGACTGCGATTATCAGTGATGAGAGAAGAAAGTCAGGCATTACTGGACGGGTTTTCCGTTCCTGCGCACATGCTCAACGCCTTCCGGATCCTCGACGACGACGACAAATGTGCCGTGACAGGGTTTTGTATAGGCGTAAATGAGCTTTTCATTAGCGATACCAATGATCAGCGGCGGCACTCCTATCAGGGCTTTTTCCAGCAGTTTGAATCCCGGCGGGACCTCATATTTCTCCGTGCTGTTCGTTCTGATGATTTCCCGTGCTTCTTTGAAACTGCAGTTTCGCCCCAGGATCTCGTAGTTCATATTTTCAAGACAGCCCATTCGAGTACCTCGTCTAATTTTGTGAGAAGGGGCCTGGTGTTGTGTGTTACCGGGGCCACGACCTTTTCTGTTGGATATTCGATCTCTTCAGCGAGATCATATGCGTGTTCTCCGAAGAGAACAGAAATGAGAAGAGCTTTGGGAGCTACCGCGGACGTTGTTGCCGTGTAAGTGAGTCCTGCATCATTGTGGATAAGGGATATGATCAGCGGATACTGGATAGTTCCGTCAGCCAGCTCCCCGATAGTCTTATCCACGTCTTTGTATTCCGCAACATAGTGACTTTTCGGATCGCTGGTTTTAATGAGCTGCTTAGCTGACGGATTCGCCGCAACGACCGGGCGGTGTCCCGCATCCTGAAGAAAGTCTGCAATGTAGAGTACAAGCGGCGACTGAACAGGAATCTGGGGGCAGCCGATTAAAATGAGCACATCTCCCATAGTAGGTATTCATCTGTTTTGTTAGGGTATAAATATTGGTTTGAGGGTGATTATCCGATGTATTCACTCTGTATTTTCAGTATTTCTGCGCTGTCTTTTGCGTTGGCATACTCTTCCAGCGGCTCTTCGTTGAGTTTAAGAAAGTTCAGACCCCAGTTGAATTTTCCCAGGATCTGCTCAGCCTGATCTTGCTCTCCGAGGATCACGAGAGCTGCCGAGAGCGCCTCGACGGATGTCAGGGTGAAGGGTTTTCCAAAGTTTACCGGGTTTGCGGCGACCAGATACGGCAGAGCCCGCCGGTTTTTCCAGGGATTGAGGTTGGTCGTGTCAAGAACTATCCATGAACAGTCTAGTGCGGTGATGGACGTGACCCATTTTTTATCGGGAGGTGAGATGACGTATTCGGCAGTAGGGTCAAGGAGAAGTGTGGTTTTTGGGACATGATTCATTTTTTTGACGACGTTGATCATCCCAAACTTTTCCAGCTTTTTGACTGTACATTTTTTTGGATCGCAGGAGTTATCACGAAATGCAATCAAGGAGATCAACATGCTCATGCTCTTTATTTATGTTTTCCTGGTACTAATAGTATATCTATGTTTATCCTCTCCTCTCCCTGTGTCCTGAACGAAAATCTTCGTGCAGATGGTATCACGACCGATGAGGATCGTGAGGTTTTTTCCCGATGCAGGAGACGGTGCGAGGAGTTTGATATCGACGTTGTTCCGCTGCCGTGTCCAGAGACATTGTATCTGGGGACACCCCGCTCTCCTGGTTCGTTTGCCGAAAGGCTTGATACCCTGGAGTTTTCCGCTCTTCTTGACCGGTTAGAGCAGGAGGTAAGGGAGCTCATTTCAGTGAAAGGTGAACCTCTCTGTATCCTTGGAGTGAATTCGTCCCCAACCTGCGGAGTGACGACTACGTATCTGACGAGTGAGAAGTCTGCGGGTCCGGGCGTGTTCCTAAAACGTTTTGCCGAGTTCAGGCTCGTTGATGCTCGCGTGTTTGCAAAATATCGGATATATCTGGCATCCCCGCTCTTTTCGGAGGGGGAACGCCGGTACAATACGTACCTTGCTGAAGTTCTTCGAAAGAATTTCTTTTCGGTGTATCTTCCGCAGGAGTTTGACGACACTGCAGAGGCGAGAGGAGAGAATCGTGAGCGGATGATCTATGATAAAAATCTCTCTGAACTGAAAAAAGCGGATATCGTTGTCGGGGTCATCGACGGATCTGATGTTGATTCAGGTACTGCCTGGGAGATGGGATATGCCTTTGCATCCGGTAAACGGGTGATAGCTCTTAGAACGGATTTTCGGAAATTCAGCGTGAATGAGCGGGTGAATCTGATGCTTGAGATGGGAGCCGAGGTCGTTACAAGCGTTGAAAACTTAGTTGATATAGTAAATAATATTAAAAAATAACTCGTTTTATTTCGAGTCTTTTTCTTCTTTCTTTGAGTCTATTTTCTCGTTGATTGCATCCTTTGCTTTTTTAAACAAGTTTCCAAGGTCTACATTTTTTTCAATATTAATTAAAGCCATTTTTTACATACCTCCCTAAAATTAGGGGTTGGTAGTACACTTACCTGAGGTGTTATAATAATTCCGGTTAATTTGACGCGGATAAGCGTCGTGCGACTGCCATATTATCTTTATCTGTCCTAATCTCGTCAGAGGGTGTCTCCATAATAAAGGCACAGTGTGAGATCTTTGGAAATGTCAGGACATCATGGATGGTTTCTTCTCCAAGATAGCCAAGCCCCAGATGTTCATGTCGGTCCAGGTGGGATCCGATCCCTCCTTTCATGTCGTTGAGATGGATTACTTTGAGCCTCGTGAGGCTTCCTGCTTCGTCATTGAACCAGCCAAACACCGTCTCAACCCCGTGACCTTTCAGGTCGTAGCCGGCTGCTGCGGCATGGCAGGTATCAAAACAAAATCCGATCCGCTTTTCATTTGAGAGGGCGTCAGCGATTATTCCCACGTCAGTGAACGTTCCTCCTACAGTATTCTTTTCGTTCGCGGTGTTTTCGAGCAGGATCATCGTCTCTCCTTTTGATTCATCCAAGGCTTGACCGATCGCTCCGATCACCTTCTCCTGCCCTATTTTGTGCCCGTCTTCCTTTCCATGATGACCCAGATGTGTCACGAGGTAGGGGATCTTCAGCTGATCACAGCGGTCCAGTTCCTCGGTCATCGTGAAGATGGATCTTGCATATATCTCGGTTTTTTCTGCAGCCGGATTCGGGAGATAAGGCATGTGATCTACGACCGGACCGATACCTGAGGCTTTCACGTCATCAATGAAGGCTTCAGCGACAGCGGGGTCGATCGGTTTTGCAGCCCAGACACGCGGGCTTCTCGTGAAGATCTGGAAAGTGTCGCATCCTGTTTCCTGAGCACGCGACACGGCTAGAGGTAAGGAACCTGCGATCGATACATGGAATCCGAGTTTAATCATTTCGTTCTCTCCATTCTTTCATCATTCCAAAAAGTGCATCGGCAATCGTTTTCGGGTTCGCTCCCCAATGGACCACTGCGCCGAAGTATCCGTTGTACATCCCTATTCCGCTGTTTTCCGCACGACAGCATCTTGCGATGAAGGGCTCTCTGTTTACCTGGGTGATCGGGCATATGTCTTCGAATTCGAAGTCGTAACCGTAATTCTCGTGACAGATCTGCCTGCCGGTCCTACAGCAGGCGATCCTTGATCCATGCGGCGGGATATCACGGTCCAGAGTCTGGGGAAATCCGCCTGCCCTGCATGGATAGACCTCAGTGTCGAGTTTACTGATGTCTCTGATATGGTGATCAAAGACAACATTTTCCGTTTCGAAAAAGCCGAGTGATTCGAGCCCTGTGAGCGTATCGACGAGAGAGGGGTTTGGCGGCGTGATGTCAAAGACATGGACCTTTTCAAATGTCGAGAGGTCCGGTTCGAAGACAAACGTCATGTGATCGTCCTCTTTTCCAAATACTGTGCATTTTTTCTTCGTTGAAAGCGCTTTTCTGACCAGACCCGCTCTGTCGTGTGTGTTTACTTCATCACTCCATACAGCGATGTCCTCGGGTCCCGCGATCAGTTCCACCGATTCGATCTCCCGCATGAGTCCTATACCATCTTTTGGTTGTATTTTCAGGACCTCAAAACCATCTGGGATTGGACGGATCAGATATTCCGTGAGAAAATACACCTTATCACCCAAAGGTGATGTGGCGGCATTGCCCACGAATTTACACTCTTTTGGGAATATCATCATTCAGGTCTTTCTATTTTTGCCAGTACTTCGATGAATTTGTAGGTGAGTTTGACCGAGCCGCCGCCAATGTGGCGGATGGTGATCGGTGATTCCAAAGCGGTGTTTATGGGAAGTTTGTGTCCTTCATATACAAAGACTACTTCATTATTTTTTACATAGGCTGAAGCATCTGCTCCGGTCATCTTGACACTGCCTACTTCTAGTATCTGCTCCTTAAGTGAGTCCCACATGATTACAAGTAAATTGGGGTTTGGAGGATTAGTATTTTATCCAGTCCGAGAGTGGTGTCCCGGCGGATCCTCAATGAACAACACAAATCATTATATTCCCATCAGTCACACATATTTGTTAACGAAATTTTCGTTTGCGAAAATATCGGCAACAACCCCTGACTGATCACTATGAATGAAGAACCCTGTATGATTGATAATCCATATTCCATCTCCTATCCGGAAATACTTGCTGTCGCATCCGAAGACGATACAACTGTCGAACTCATCGAAAGGTTTGATTGTATCGGAGGGGCGATGTGGGTAAAAAATCATTATGCCAAGAGTCCACTTGTAAAAAGTTCCCGTATAGTTTCGGATACTCAGCGATTTATGCTTCAGACCGGCGATGTCAGCCTGCAGCTTGAAGGTTCATATTTTCCTGCCGGGATCTCCGGTGTGGAAGTAAATGATTCGGAGAT
This Methanocorpusculum sp. DNA region includes the following protein-coding sequences:
- the dph2 gene encoding diphthamide biosynthesis enzyme Dph2, translating into MIQLSEVITELKSRNAKRVAVQLPEGLKRKAAEISATLKKEGFEVLVSGDACWGACDLSLDALEWADVLVHIGHTPVTPEKNVIYLPFQQDNPLEILESAVPQLRQYKSVGITTTIQHAHQTQAISKWLNERGVNAVIGAGSTRTPLDGQVLGCTYASAKNADAEAYLFIGTGIFHAIGVSLATKKPTFALDPFADGILQEVSADRLLRKRFAQIEKAKSAKTFGILLSSKSGQARRELAERLAGLHENATIILIREISEMQLRNLGFDAYVNTACPRLALDDQSRFPMPVLSPSEFEIVLGKRTWDDYTIDEILP
- a CDS encoding manganese efflux pump MntP family protein, which codes for MPDFLLSSLIIAVGLAMDSFSVSLAGGAALKENIVKTAVIAGIFFGFFQFAMPLLGWAIGIPITQVIDPFGYWIVVGLFFFIGGKMIWDSFFGDEEGVSLIGWKVLLLLAVATSIDALAIGISFALIGEAILLPAVIIGVVTFLFSFAGVLAGHKLSSILGNKMQILGGGILVLIGIKFLIEYCL
- a CDS encoding DUF1890 domain-containing protein encodes the protein MGDVLILIGCPQIPVQSPLVLYIADFLQDAGHRPVVAANPSAKQLIKTSDPKSHYVAEYKDVDKTIGELADGTIQYPLIISLIHNDAGLTYTATTSAVAPKALLISVLFGEHAYDLAEEIEYPTEKVVAPVTHNTRPLLTKLDEVLEWAVLKI
- the fhcD gene encoding formylmethanofuran--tetrahydromethanopterin N-formyltransferase — encoded protein: MEFNGVILEDTYAEGFPVWAARVIITAVTKEWAYKAATEATGFATSTIGCPCEAGIERFVPASETPDNRPGYAIMLCCGKKALKEQVLERIAECVLTAPTTAVFNGKAGLEEIIPVKLHFFGDGYESKVVVGGINCWSIPIMGGDFIIEEEVGAIKGVAGGNFLIMGDSQMSALIAAEAAVDAISCIPGTITPFPGGVVSSGSKVGSLKYKFMGASTNEKFCPTIREKIPETEIPVGVKAVYEIVIDGVSEAAINEAMKAGVQAACRVPGVVKITAGNYGGNLGPFKFHLKDCI
- a CDS encoding MFS transporter translates to MNELTKRIAGLAAGHGAADFYIPVIPAILPALIPIFTEQGITSYAMAGCLFTLVTLTMVIFQPLTGWMIDKGRWVPGISWCILMTGLAIAIYGFTQNYWVLLIMAVFVGAGNSMFHPNAYQQIHQFTTSANRGTFLSLFSVGGSFGYGAAPLVAGALFAWGGFPALIWLVIPAVVVAVLLRKHQQKPTILPPRSTEEGAVKPRWRNAALMLSISSLRTWVYYGFLAFAAVYLTKYAGVDYLLATGVVSCMIFAGMFGTLIAGPLSDKIGRKEVMFIAYIGATTAYFGIFLLSGIGSVISLVIAGFFMMATASVEIATVQELMPGSVGLASGIMIGIPQGLAAMAIMVIGIMADAISMPTALFSQVWLMIAAIVLCAALPYPLKLLKHTRRKAE
- a CDS encoding nucleoside 2-deoxyribosyltransferase, with the protein product MFILSSPCVLNENLRADGITTDEDREVFSRCRRRCEEFDIDVVPLPCPETLYLGTPRSPGSFAERLDTLEFSALLDRLEQEVRELISVKGEPLCILGVNSSPTCGVTTTYLTSEKSAGPGVFLKRFAEFRLVDARVFAKYRIYLASPLFSEGERRYNTYLAEVLRKNFFSVYLPQEFDDTAEARGENRERMIYDKNLSELKKADIVVGVIDGSDVDSGTAWEMGYAFASGKRVIALRTDFRKFSVNERVNLMLEMGAEVVTSVENLVDIVNNIKK
- a CDS encoding DUF367 family protein, which produces MSMLISLIAFRDNSCDPKKCTVKKLEKFGMINVVKKMNHVPKTTLLLDPTAEYVISPPDKKWVTSITALDCSWIVLDTTNLNPWKNRRALPYLVAANPVNFGKPFTLTSVEALSAALVILGEQDQAEQILGKFNWGLNFLKLNEEPLEEYANAKDSAEILKIQSEYIG
- a CDS encoding METTL5 family protein; the encoded protein is MKLRQLEMCLQKVQGFHSPVADLEQYMTPAPLAARLLHEAALAGDIEGMKVVDLGCGTGMLSIGAALLGATVIGIDIDEAALKIARKNAEAFGVDIEWRRMRIDENTELLTADTVLMNPPFGAQKEHADRPFIDFALQTAPVCYGIFNKGSIPFLKAYTKDTAVITSKTAALLNIPKQFAFHTKENLEIPVEIIRLERIS
- the hpt gene encoding hypoxanthine/guanine phosphoribosyltransferase is translated as MLEILKESLLTCPMVKREKDGVVYNYFINPITDGIPAVTAELLRDVTAAMLKSLDLKNVDKIVVSEAMGIHIGTALTLATGIPFVVIRKREYRLPGEVVIGQETGYSKGTLYMNYVNKGDRVVIIDDVISTGGTIKGILPALKIAGAELVDILFVVNRGSPDIGIPYKTLVTIDVDENGVKIIDSAF
- a CDS encoding deoxyribonuclease IV, which translates into the protein MIKLGFHVSIAGSLPLAVSRAQETGCDTFQIFTRSPRVWAAKPIDPAVAEAFIDDVKASGIGPVVDHMPYLPNPAAEKTEIYARSIFTMTEELDRCDQLKIPYLVTHLGHHGKEDGHKIGQEKVIGAIGQALDESKGETMILLENTANEKNTVGGTFTDVGIIADALSNEKRIGFCFDTCHAAAAGYDLKGHGVETVFGWFNDEAGSLTRLKVIHLNDMKGGIGSHLDRHEHLGLGYLGEETIHDVLTFPKISHCAFIMETPSDEIRTDKDNMAVARRLSASN
- a CDS encoding DUF1894 domain-containing protein, producing MGCLENMNYEILGRNCSFKEAREIIRTNSTEKYEVPPGFKLLEKALIGVPPLIIGIANEKLIYAYTKPCHGTFVVVVEDPEGVEHVRRNGKPVQ